In Dermacentor variabilis isolate Ectoservices chromosome 7, ASM5094787v1, whole genome shotgun sequence, a genomic segment contains:
- the Srp14 gene encoding signal recognition particle 14, whose product MVLLENESFLSELTKLFQKYRSSGSVYITMKRYDGRTKPKPRQEKLAANPIQPPAEYKCLLRAHAGPNKISTVINAKDVNRFQLAYANLLKGNIDGLKKKDKKKSTAKATQ is encoded by the exons ATGGTGTTGCTCGAGAATGAATCG TTTCTAAGCGAACTGACGAAGTTGTTCCAAAAGTACAGAAGCAGTGGTTCCGTCTACATCACCATGAAAAGAT ATGATGGCAGAACCAAGCCAAAGCCACGGCAAGAGAAGCTCGCTGCCAATCCAATCCAGCCACCAGCAGAGTACAAGTGCCTACTGAGAGCGCATGCTGGGCCAAACAAGATCAGCACAGTG ATTAACGCCAAGGACGTCAACAGGTTTCAACTG GCATACGCCAACCTTCTCAAAGGAAACATTGATGGACTCAAGAAGAAAGACAAGAAGAAGAGCACTGCCAAGGCCACTCAGTAA